GCTACAAATATTGTATCTGTTTTTTTTTTGAAAGCTAACTTACAATGGCATTTCTTAAAAATTTGATTTTGCAAGAATTTTCAAGAATTCAAAAAAGAGAACCAATTTTAAACCTAAATTTGTACATCAAAATACCAATTCGGTTTTAGTATATCTGCAAAATGACACACAAAATTTTAATTATAGACGACGAAGAAAAACTAAGAAGTCTGCTGGTTCGTATTATTAAATCGGAAGGATTTGAGGTTTCTGAAGCAAAAGACTTAAAGTCTGGTTTAAAAAAACTGGAGCAAACCGATATTGATGTTGTTTTGTGTGACGTAAAACTTCCCGACGGAAACGGCGTTGATTTTGTTCAAAACATAAAAAGCAGTTTTCCTTTGACAGAAGTTATTTTGCTGACCGCTTTTGGAAATATTCCGGATGGCGTTCAGGCAATGAAAAATGGCGCTTTCGATTATATTGTAAAAGGCGATGATAATGACAAGATTATTCCGCTTCTTTATAAAGCGGTCGAAAAAGTGCATTTGCAGAAAAAAGTAAAACAGCTTGAGAAACGCATTGGCGATAAATATTCCTTTAATACCATAATCGGAAAATCAAAAGGAATCGAACAGGTTATCGATTTGGCTCAAAAAGTAGCCAAAACCGATTCGACTGTTTTATTGACTGGTGAAACGGGAACCGGAAAAGAGGTTTTTGCGCAAGCAATTCATGAAAACAGCAATCGTGCAGGAAAGTCTTTTGTGGCTTTGAACTGCAGTACTTTCAGCAAGGAAATTTTAGAAAGCGAATTGTTCGGTCATAAACAAGGTGCGTTTACTGGAGCTTTAAAAGATAAAAAAGGTTTTATTGAAGAAGCAAATGGCGGCACTTTATTCCTGGATGAAATTGGAGAAATGCCAATCGATCTTCAGGCTAAATTATTGCGTGTTTTAGAAACGAGTGAATATATTCCGGTTGGAGATACAACTTCTAAAAAATCAAATTTTAGACTAATTGCTGCAACAAACAGAGATTTAAAGGAAGAAAGTGAAGCGCATCGTTTCCGTTCTGATTTGTATTTCCGTTTGAATATTTTCGAAATCAAACTTCCTTCGCTTCGTGAAAGAGTGAAAGATATTCCGTTACTGGCTAATTTTTATGTGAAACAGTTTTCAGAAAAAACGAATAAAAAGACTTTACAAACTTCAGCTGATTTCCTTGAGAAATTAGAAAATTATTCCTGGCCGGGAAATATCCGCGAACTCAAAAATGTTATTGAACGATCGGTTATTTTGAGTAATGGAGATACTCTGACTTCTGATGTTCTGCCTTATGAAATGCAGCATCAAACGGAAAAAAACACAAAATCTATGTCCGCTTTTTCAATGCAGAGTATTGAAAAACTGCATATTCAAAAAGTTTTGAATTATACTAAAGGAAATAAAGCTGAAACGGCCAGATTGTTGGAAATTGGGATTGCGACTTTGTATAGAAAGATTGAAGAATACGGGATTCAATAGAATAAATTCCAATTTTTTAAAATTCCAAATTCCAATATTTCACTTTTAAAATCATTTCATCATTTACGATCCTGCAAGGTTTTCAAAACCTTGTAGGTTTAAATTTTAAAGTATTAGATTAACCTAGAATACCTACAAGGTTTTGAAAACCTTGCAGGAAACGGATAAAAATAAACCTTATCGTTTTAATAAAAGCTTATCATTTTGATAGGCTTTTTTTATGCCTGATTTTTGGCACAAAACAACAACTTCTTATTTTACAACATCTTACACCCTACTCTACATTTTCGGAATATATTTTGGCATAAAGAGGAAGAACATAAAAATTCCTTCTCATGAAAAATCAAGTTAATTCTATTTACAAACAAGCCGAACGCTTTGCTGAGATAACTAAAAAAAATATTATCTGCGGTAATATCGTTCGGGCTAAAAAATGTTTAGCACTTGCTGAACGGTTATTTATTACCGGAAGTATCGAAACCAAAAACGCGATTTCAAACGTGTATGTTTTTTCAGTCTCGTCTTTTATGGAAATGCGACACTGCAATATTTCGCATCTTTTTCCACAAACGCTTAAAGCAGAATATATCAAGCAGGTTAATGCTTCGGGCGTTTAGTGTGAAATGTAGTTTGTGAAATGTAAAATGTCTTTCCGTTTACTTTTCACATTACTCAGATTACATCATCTAACAAGTAACATTTTACATCTCACAATAAAAACAATCTTATGATCACTTTTATTTTACTCGCACTGGCAGTTTTACTGTTTGCGATTTGTTTTAAATCTGTTGAATTCTTTGAAAAAATCTAAATCATGACTGCACTCTTTATTGTTTCAATCGCCGTTTTCGTGTATTTGGTTTATGTATTAATTAAACCTGAAAAATTCTAATAAATGTGAAATGTCAAAAGTGAAATGTCAAAAGTGAAATGTTAGATGTCTTTCATTTTACAAATCACATCTCACTTTTCACAACTTCACATTTCACTTTTTACAATCAACAACTCACACATTATGAATACAGAATTACTAGGTGTCATAGGTATTTTTCTCCTAACTATTGTTTTAGCCATTCCCTTCGGAAAATATATTGCTAAAGTATTTTTAGGAAACAAAACACTTCTTGACCCGATTTTCAATCCGCTTGAAAAATTTATTTTTAAAATCAGCGGTATCAATCCAGCCGAAGAAATGAACTGGAAACAGCATCTAAAAGCACTTTTAAGTATCAATATGCTTTGGTTCTTTTTCTGCTTTTTTGTACTGCTTTTTCAGGGTTCTTTACCTTTAAATCCAGATAATAATCCATCAATTTCGCCCGATTTGGCTTTTAATACGGCTATTTCATTTTTGGTCAATTGCGATTTACAGCATTATTCTGGCGAAAGCGGAGTTTCTTACTTGTCGCAAATGGTATTAATGTTTTTACAATTTGTTTCGGCTGGTACCGGAATCGCTGCTGCTGTAATGGTTTTTACTGCTATGCGCGAAAGAACAACAGACAAACTGGGGAATTTCTACAACTTTTTTGTAAAAAGCTGTACTCGTATTTTATTGCCTCTTTCAGCAATCGTAGCAACTGCTTTAGTTTTCAGCGGAACTCCAATGACTTTTGAAGGAAAAGATGCTATTACTACTTTGCAAGGCGATCATGTTGAAGTTTCTCGAGGACCAGCTGCTGCTTTTATCGCTATTAAACATATTGGTACAAACGGTGGCGGATTCTTCGGAGCTAACTCTGCACATCCTTTAGAAAATCCAACTTACTTTACGAATGCGGTTGAGCTTTGGGCGCAGATGATTGTTCCGTTTGCAATGATTTTTGCACTTGGTTTCTTCCTTAAAAAACAAAAATTCGCTTACATCATTTTTGGTGTAATGACGGTTGGATTTTTACTCTTGGTAATTCCAACAATATCAAGTGAAATCAGTGGAAATCCTGCTATCGAAAAAATGGGAATTTCTCAGTTAAACGGCGCGATGGAAGGAAAAGAAGTCCGTTTTGGCCCAGCTATTTCAGGTTTTTGGAGTATTGCCACAACGGTGATTTCTACAGGTTCTGTAAATAGTATGCACGATAGTTCGATGCCCGTTTCTGGAGCTATGCAGTTATTAGCCATGATGGTCAATGCATTTTATGGCGGATGCGGTGTTGGTTACCTCAACTTTTACATTTTCATTATTCTGGCTGTATTTATTTCTGGACTAATGGTGGGTCGAACTCCTGAGTTTTTCGGAAAGAAAATCGAAGCCCGCGAAGTCAAAATTGCTGCTTTTATTGCTATTCTTCATCCCTTATTGATTTTAGCAGGAACAGCTTTAGCTTCTTATTTTGCTGCTAATGATACTGCGATGGGTTATTGGTTCAGCGGAAATGCAACAGGATGGCTGAACAATCCTGGAAATCACGGATTCTCTGAAATGTTATACGAATATACTTCAAGCGCTGCTAACAACGGTTCTGGTTTTGAAGGTTTAGGCGATAATAATCCGTTTTGGAATATCACTACAGGAATTGTTTTACTATTAAGCCGTTTCATTCCAATCATCGGTCCGCTTGCAATTGCAGGTCTATTAGCCAACAAAAAATACATTCCAGAAAGTGCAGGAACATTAAAAACAGATACAACAATTTTCGGAATTATGATTTTTGCCGTAATCGCAATTGTTGCGGCGCTATCTTTCTTCCCAGCTCTGGCATTGGGACCATTGGCGGAATATTTTTCACTTTAACATTTAATGCTTAACAATAAATCTTAACACATAGAAACATAGAATAAAAATTTTAAAAAAAAGGCGATTAAGAAAAACTCATTTTTCACACATAGCTATGTGAATGTATGCGAGTGAAACGACTTAATCTCAAAGTAAAATCTATGTTTCTATGTGTTAGAAAACAGTCAACTAAATAATATAAAGAAATGACTAATACAAAATCCACATCATTGTTTGAAAGCAAACAGGTAAAAGAAGCTTTACTGCAGTCTTTTGTGAAGCTGAATCCAAAAATGATGATTAAAAATCCGGTAATGTTTACCGTAGAAATTGGAACTGCCATTATGTTTGCCGTTTGCGTTTCGATCTTAATGGGCGCAACCGATCAAGGCAGTTTTGTTTACAATTTAATTGTTTTCCTAATTTTATTTGTAACGCTTTTGTTTGCCAATTTCGCCGAAGCTATTGCCGAAGCCAGAGGAAAAGCACAAGCCGACAGTTTAAGAAAAACCCGTGAAGAAACTCCCGCAAAATTGGTAAAAAGTGAAAAGTCAAATGTCGCAGGTCAATCTGATACATTCCAAATTTTACATGTTTCATCTTCTCAATTAAAAAAAGACGATATTTTTATTTGCGAAGCGGGCGATTTAATCGCTGCTGATGGTGAAATTATAGAAGGTCTGGCTACGATCGACGAAAGTGCCATTACGGGAGAAAGTGCTCCTGTAATTCGTGAAGCGGGCGGAGACAAATCGTCTGTTACGGGAGGAACAAAAGTATTATCTGATAAAATCAAAGTAAAAGTAACTTCAGAACCTGGCGAAAGTTTTTTGGATAAAATGATTGCTTTGGTTGAAGGTGCGAGCCGTCAGAAAACGCCAAACGAAATTGCACTGACTATTTTGTTAGCTGCTTTTACCTTAATCTTCGTGATTGTCTGTGTTACCTTAAAACCTTTTGCCGATTACGCCAACGCTCCTATTACTATTGCTGCTTTTATTGCATTGTTTGTTTGTTTGATTCCAACGACAATTGGAGGCTTGCTTTCTGCGATTGGAATTGCAGGAATGGACAGAGCTTTACGTGCCAACGTAATTACAAAATCAGGGAAAGCGGTCGAAACTGCTGGAGATATTGATGTTTTACTTTTGGACAAAACAGGAACAATCACCATTGGAAACAGAAAAGCAACCAATTTCTATCCAACAAAAGGTATTTCTTTTGAAGATTTCGTCAAATCTGCCGTATTGAGTTCACTTGCGGATGATACTCCTGAAGGAAAAAGTATTCTGGAACTTGGTAAGATGTTAGATGAAAATAGTAAAATGCAGTCAGACATTTCACTTCTCACAGACAACATTTCGCACACCATAAAATTTACTGCTGAAACCAGAACTTCGGGCGTGATTTTAAAAGATGGAACGAATATTCGAAAAGGTGCACAAGACGCTGCTAAAAAAATCTCAGAACAAGCTGGAAATGCTTTTCCTGAAGATACTTTACAACAGGTAATCTCAATTTCTTCTAACGGAGGAACGCCTTTAGTTGTCATCAATAACAACGAAATTCAAGGTGTTATCGAATTACAGGATATCATTAAAACCGGAATGAAAGAACGTTTTGAACGCTTGCGTAAAATGGGAATCAAAACGGTTATGGTTACAGGTGATAATCCGCTGACGGCTAAGTTTATTGCTGAGAAAGCAGGTGTTGATGATTTTATTGCCGAAGCGAAGCCTGAAGATAAAATGAATTATATCCGAAAAGAACAAGCTGAAGGTCGTCTGGTTGCGATGATGGGAGACGGAACAAATGATGCTCCTGCCCTTGCACAAGCCAACGTAGGCGTAGCGATGAATAGTGGAACTCAAGCTGCAAAAGAAGCCGGAAATATGGTCGATCTCGACAATGATCCAACGAAACTTATCGAGATTGTCGAAATTGGAAAACAGCTTTTAATGACTCGCGGAACTTTAACCACTTTCTCTATTGCCAATGATGTTGCCAAATATTTTGCGATTGTTCCTGCGCTTTTCATTAGTGCGATTCCAGCATTGCAAGGTTTGAACATCATGCATTTGCATAGTCCTGAAAGTGCGATTTTATCGGCTGTAATTTTCAATGCGATTATTATTCCGATCCTGATTCCACTGGCGTTGAGAGGTGTTGAATATCGTCCGATTGGAGCGAGCGCGATTCTAAAACGTAATCTTTTGATTTATGGTTTAGGCGGTTTGATTGTTCCTTTTATTGGAATCAAATTGATTGATTTACTCGTAACACTTTTTATCTAGTGAAATGTGATTTGTAAAATGTGAAATGACGAAATCAAAAAACACAGATAACAATTTACAAATCACTTTTTACATCTAACATTTTACACAAAAAACATGAAAAATATAATCCCAATATTAAAACTTACTGCGGTTACTTTAATTCTATTCGCAGTTATTTATCCTCTTGCGATTTACGGAATCGCACAAATTGCTCCCAATCAAGGAAAAGGAGAAACACTTTCGGTTAACGGAAAAGTTATTGGTTATCAAAAAATCGGACAAAAGTTCGATAAGTCGAATTATTTCTGGGGAAGACCTTCGGCAGTTGATTACAATGCTGCGGGAAGTGCCGGAAGTAATAAAGGTCCGAGCAATGCTGAGTATTTGGCTTTGGTTCAAAAGAGAATCGATACTTTTCTTGTTGTACATTCTTACTTGAAAAAAACTGAAATTCCAGCTGATATGGTTACGGCTTCTGGAAGTGGTTTAGATCCGAATATTTCTCCGCAAGGTGCTTTGATTCAAGTAAAACGTGTGGCCAAAGAACGAAATTTAGCTGAAAACAAAGTAAAAGTTTTGGTAGAATCTAAAATTAATACGGCTATTGTTGGGCCTGAAACTGTGAATGTTTTGGAGTTGAATGTGGCTCTTGATAAGCTTCGCTAAAGCTCTAAGATGCTAAAGTTCTAAGATTCTGAGTTCCTAAGTTTTCTCCTGCAAGGTTTTCAAAACCTTGTAGGTATGCCAAAAGTCATTTCGTCATTTTTATGTCATTTCGACGTAAGGAGAAATCGCACTAGAAACTCCGCATAG
This portion of the Flavobacterium gelatinilyticum genome encodes:
- a CDS encoding sigma-54-dependent transcriptional regulator, with protein sequence MTHKILIIDDEEKLRSLLVRIIKSEGFEVSEAKDLKSGLKKLEQTDIDVVLCDVKLPDGNGVDFVQNIKSSFPLTEVILLTAFGNIPDGVQAMKNGAFDYIVKGDDNDKIIPLLYKAVEKVHLQKKVKQLEKRIGDKYSFNTIIGKSKGIEQVIDLAQKVAKTDSTVLLTGETGTGKEVFAQAIHENSNRAGKSFVALNCSTFSKEILESELFGHKQGAFTGALKDKKGFIEEANGGTLFLDEIGEMPIDLQAKLLRVLETSEYIPVGDTTSKKSNFRLIAATNRDLKEESEAHRFRSDLYFRLNIFEIKLPSLRERVKDIPLLANFYVKQFSEKTNKKTLQTSADFLEKLENYSWPGNIRELKNVIERSVILSNGDTLTSDVLPYEMQHQTEKNTKSMSAFSMQSIEKLHIQKVLNYTKGNKAETARLLEIGIATLYRKIEEYGIQ
- a CDS encoding DUF7674 family protein, with product MKNQVNSIYKQAERFAEITKKNIICGNIVRAKKCLALAERLFITGSIETKNAISNVYVFSVSSFMEMRHCNISHLFPQTLKAEYIKQVNASGV
- the kdpF gene encoding K(+)-transporting ATPase subunit F yields the protein MTALFIVSIAVFVYLVYVLIKPEKF
- the kdpA gene encoding potassium-transporting ATPase subunit KdpA → MNTELLGVIGIFLLTIVLAIPFGKYIAKVFLGNKTLLDPIFNPLEKFIFKISGINPAEEMNWKQHLKALLSINMLWFFFCFFVLLFQGSLPLNPDNNPSISPDLAFNTAISFLVNCDLQHYSGESGVSYLSQMVLMFLQFVSAGTGIAAAVMVFTAMRERTTDKLGNFYNFFVKSCTRILLPLSAIVATALVFSGTPMTFEGKDAITTLQGDHVEVSRGPAAAFIAIKHIGTNGGGFFGANSAHPLENPTYFTNAVELWAQMIVPFAMIFALGFFLKKQKFAYIIFGVMTVGFLLLVIPTISSEISGNPAIEKMGISQLNGAMEGKEVRFGPAISGFWSIATTVISTGSVNSMHDSSMPVSGAMQLLAMMVNAFYGGCGVGYLNFYIFIILAVFISGLMVGRTPEFFGKKIEAREVKIAAFIAILHPLLILAGTALASYFAANDTAMGYWFSGNATGWLNNPGNHGFSEMLYEYTSSAANNGSGFEGLGDNNPFWNITTGIVLLLSRFIPIIGPLAIAGLLANKKYIPESAGTLKTDTTIFGIMIFAVIAIVAALSFFPALALGPLAEYFSL
- the kdpB gene encoding potassium-transporting ATPase subunit KdpB — translated: MTNTKSTSLFESKQVKEALLQSFVKLNPKMMIKNPVMFTVEIGTAIMFAVCVSILMGATDQGSFVYNLIVFLILFVTLLFANFAEAIAEARGKAQADSLRKTREETPAKLVKSEKSNVAGQSDTFQILHVSSSQLKKDDIFICEAGDLIAADGEIIEGLATIDESAITGESAPVIREAGGDKSSVTGGTKVLSDKIKVKVTSEPGESFLDKMIALVEGASRQKTPNEIALTILLAAFTLIFVIVCVTLKPFADYANAPITIAAFIALFVCLIPTTIGGLLSAIGIAGMDRALRANVITKSGKAVETAGDIDVLLLDKTGTITIGNRKATNFYPTKGISFEDFVKSAVLSSLADDTPEGKSILELGKMLDENSKMQSDISLLTDNISHTIKFTAETRTSGVILKDGTNIRKGAQDAAKKISEQAGNAFPEDTLQQVISISSNGGTPLVVINNNEIQGVIELQDIIKTGMKERFERLRKMGIKTVMVTGDNPLTAKFIAEKAGVDDFIAEAKPEDKMNYIRKEQAEGRLVAMMGDGTNDAPALAQANVGVAMNSGTQAAKEAGNMVDLDNDPTKLIEIVEIGKQLLMTRGTLTTFSIANDVAKYFAIVPALFISAIPALQGLNIMHLHSPESAILSAVIFNAIIIPILIPLALRGVEYRPIGASAILKRNLLIYGLGGLIVPFIGIKLIDLLVTLFI
- a CDS encoding K(+)-transporting ATPase subunit C codes for the protein MKNIIPILKLTAVTLILFAVIYPLAIYGIAQIAPNQGKGETLSVNGKVIGYQKIGQKFDKSNYFWGRPSAVDYNAAGSAGSNKGPSNAEYLALVQKRIDTFLVVHSYLKKTEIPADMVTASGSGLDPNISPQGALIQVKRVAKERNLAENKVKVLVESKINTAIVGPETVNVLELNVALDKLR